A section of the Roseivirga sp. BDSF3-8 genome encodes:
- a CDS encoding deoxyribodipyrimidine photo-lyase, with the protein MAKSQIEDKRICLLNEKEVNDEGKYVLYWMQQSQRAEYNHALEYAIEQAKDLDKGVLVGFGIMDDYPEANLRHYHFMVEGLIDTEEALKKRDIKLVVQHGHPAEVALRLGEDASVIVCDRGYLRHQREWREQVAKDARVSVVQVESDVVVPVKIASDKREYAARTIRKKLQGPMKNYLTDISHRKPPKSSLTLNVTGMKLTTAEAVCDKLKLDTSVKAVSQHFKGGTTEAKKIFRRFMDSHLNNYDKNRNQPHTGDVSHMSKYLHFGQVSPVWLIKTIKDNHSGKNVDSFVEELLVRRELAINFVYYTDNYDDYNCLPDWARETLENHKSDDREHSYTRDEFENAETHDDYWNAAMLEMKKTGYMHNYMRMYWGKKILEWSNTPRYAFKTTLYLNNKYFLDGRDCNSFANVAWVYGNHDRGWTERDVYGKVRSMMASGLEKKTEPGAYVKKVEKISEKDN; encoded by the coding sequence ATGGCTAAATCTCAGATAGAAGATAAAAGGATATGCCTCCTCAATGAAAAAGAAGTCAATGATGAGGGGAAGTATGTGCTCTACTGGATGCAGCAGTCTCAGCGTGCGGAGTACAATCATGCACTTGAATATGCCATAGAACAGGCAAAAGATCTTGATAAGGGCGTATTGGTAGGATTCGGTATCATGGATGATTATCCTGAGGCTAACCTCAGGCACTACCACTTTATGGTGGAGGGATTAATAGATACTGAAGAAGCCCTGAAAAAGCGGGACATAAAACTAGTAGTACAGCATGGTCACCCGGCAGAGGTGGCACTGAGGTTAGGGGAGGATGCCTCTGTGATTGTTTGCGATAGAGGTTACCTGAGGCATCAGCGTGAATGGCGGGAACAGGTTGCTAAAGATGCCCGTGTATCGGTAGTACAAGTAGAAAGTGATGTGGTGGTTCCGGTAAAAATTGCCAGTGATAAACGGGAATATGCTGCCCGAACGATTCGCAAAAAACTACAGGGACCCATGAAGAACTACCTGACTGATATATCTCATAGAAAACCTCCTAAAAGCAGCCTTACGTTGAATGTAACAGGAATGAAACTGACAACTGCAGAAGCCGTTTGTGATAAGCTGAAGCTGGATACATCTGTAAAAGCGGTAAGCCAACACTTCAAAGGAGGCACAACGGAAGCTAAAAAGATATTCCGGCGATTTATGGATAGCCACCTAAATAATTATGACAAAAACCGCAATCAACCCCATACAGGTGATGTGAGCCACATGAGTAAGTATCTGCATTTTGGGCAGGTCAGTCCCGTATGGCTTATCAAAACTATAAAAGACAATCATTCAGGCAAAAATGTCGATTCATTCGTAGAGGAATTACTGGTGAGACGGGAGCTGGCAATTAACTTTGTCTATTATACTGACAATTATGATGATTACAATTGCCTTCCTGACTGGGCCCGGGAGACCCTGGAAAATCATAAATCTGATGACAGAGAGCATTCATACACCCGGGATGAGTTTGAAAATGCCGAGACGCACGATGACTACTGGAATGCTGCCATGCTGGAAATGAAAAAAACGGGCTATATGCATAATTATATGCGCATGTATTGGGGTAAGAAAATTTTGGAATGGTCTAACACTCCACGCTATGCCTTTAAGACAACTCTTTACTTAAATAATAAGTATTTTCTTGATGGCCGGGACTGTAATAGTTTTGCGAATGTGGCTTGGGTGTACGGTAATCATGACCGGGGCTGGACTGAAAGAGACGTGTATGGTAAGGTGCGTAGTATGATGGCCTCCGGGCTCGAGAAGAAAACTGAACCAGGGGCATACGTGAAGAAAGTCGAAAAAATATCAGAAAAGGATAATTAA